One Rhipicephalus microplus isolate Deutch F79 chromosome 4, USDA_Rmic, whole genome shotgun sequence genomic window carries:
- the mRpL40 gene encoding mitochondrial ribosomal protein L40 — MHIFALTARLSNLRLAVIPQRFIPPTAVEWRNLHTTAQLSAEPLKKKKRLDPAILRMREERKKRKIEKGIRQLKKHAKKYKPIEEQEVAPKLQKELGLRHRALPVLNHETCQLREAMQRAWSIYCMRKHQNEAAMLERIVATQEKALEMLKEASEDLYNAAIQTDNGLFPAQFKAIVSTPPIKDYEPPDGKYVDTTKKWRP, encoded by the exons ATGCACATTTTCGCCTTAACTGCGAGATTGTCAAATTTGAG GTTAGCGGTGATCCCACAGCGGTTTATACCACCTACTGCCGTTGAATGGAGGAATTTGCATACCACGGCCCAGCTTAG TGCGGAGCCGCTTAAAAAGAAGAAGCGACTGGACCCGGCCATTCTGCGCATGAGAGAGGAACGAAAGAAGCGAAAGATCGAAAAGGGTATTCGTCAGCTCAAGAAGCATGCCAAAAAGTACAAACCAATCGAAGAACAGGAGGTTGCCCCAAAGCTGCAAAAGGAGCTAGG ATTAAGGCACAGGGCTCTGCCCGTCTTGAATCATGAAACCTGTCAGTTACGAGAAGCAATGCAGCGTGCCTGGAGCATTTACTGCATGCGGAAGCATCAGAACGAAGCTGCCATGCTGGAACGCATCGTGGCGACACAGGAGAAGGCCCTCGAGATGCTGAAGGAGGCGTCTGAAGATCTATACAATGCAGCCATTCAG ACTGACAATGGCTTGTTTCCTGCTCAGTTCAAGGCGATAGTTTCTACTCCTCCAATCAAGGATTACGAACCACCTGATGGGAAGTACGTTGACACTACAAAGAAGTGGAGACCCTAA